In one Euzebya tangerina genomic region, the following are encoded:
- a CDS encoding UGSC family (seleno)protein, which translates to MPITILDPTGEQQVAERQPLPRPASLEGKTVALLDISKPRGDVFLDRIEQRLGEQGVAVRRYRKPTFSKPAPPDLRAEIAEECHLVIEALADUGSCTSCSVHDIAELELRGLPGVFVASEQFIEAAAAQSTSLGFPSAARVFTPHPIQDRTDEEMVAYADDIFESVVEALTADS; encoded by the coding sequence ATGCCGATCACGATCCTCGACCCGACCGGTGAGCAGCAGGTCGCTGAGCGGCAACCGCTGCCGCGACCCGCGTCGCTCGAGGGCAAGACCGTCGCCCTGCTCGACATCTCCAAGCCTCGTGGCGACGTGTTCCTGGACCGCATCGAGCAGCGGCTGGGCGAGCAGGGGGTCGCCGTCCGTCGCTACCGCAAGCCCACCTTCTCCAAGCCGGCACCACCGGACCTTCGGGCTGAGATCGCCGAGGAGTGCCATCTCGTCATCGAGGCGCTGGCTGATTGAGGCTCGTGCACGTCGTGCAGTGTGCATGACATCGCAGAGCTCGAGCTTCGAGGTCTCCCCGGCGTCTTCGTCGCGTCGGAGCAGTTCATCGAGGCCGCCGCGGCTCAGTCGACGTCGCTCGGCTTCCCGTCCGCCGCGCGGGTGTTCACCCCGCACCCGATCCAGGACCGGACGGATGAGGAGATGGTGGCCTACGCGGACGACATCTTCGAGTCCGTCGTGGAGGCACTGACGGCCGACAGCTAG
- a CDS encoding ATP-dependent helicase, whose product MSAHPSTAVSPTVPDHLLAQLNPEQAQAAALPTGPVRILAGAGTGKTRTITHRIAGQIASGAFEASQILAVTFTERAAAEMRTRILHLLATDTPERPPSVRALTFHAAAWAQVRHFWPDLVAAEVVTPPDHGGLPEVLTSKLPLLGPIARRIGVDAADLAAEVEWAASADLDPAAVAAGDRDEVLPPDTLASVIESYTAEKARRGAIDYEDMLRLARRLTELPDPAATIRERYRAFTVDEFQDTNTLQWRLLRAWVGDRDDVCVVGDPAQTIFSFTGANAEFLRRFHRHFPGTQTVGLDRSYRSTPQILELSNRVLGRRAPDLRPTISDDGAPRPLIAEHADEDAEIAAVVSAITTLAESGVPYHEMAICYRINAQAAGWEDALRKAGVPVTVRGEGSFYDRQEVRRAIRALTQAVTQPQPESAPPIADGPVVNPNVTAEVERVFAQALSWRPGVPPSGRRQRDRWEAIEAVRDEAGDLADRGADLPTIAAELSGRVAAGVDHTANAVTLMSLHRAKGTEFDAVFIVAAEEGLLPISYAETDEEVDEERRLLYVGVTRARRWLSITWAGSRPSRSGRQTTRRPSRFLYGLGEGAPSPGQRRGKPDSGRRSTRGSLDDLPDGADPVLAEKLRGWRLERSRTDDVPAFVVFNDATLIELATHRPIDRRALLRIRGIGPAKADRYGAELLAVIAGRS is encoded by the coding sequence GTGTCCGCGCACCCCTCCACTGCCGTGAGCCCAACCGTCCCCGACCACCTGCTCGCGCAGCTGAACCCCGAGCAGGCCCAGGCCGCCGCGCTTCCGACCGGGCCCGTTCGCATCCTGGCCGGTGCCGGGACCGGCAAGACGAGGACGATCACCCACCGGATCGCCGGGCAGATCGCCTCGGGGGCGTTCGAGGCGTCCCAGATCCTGGCCGTCACCTTCACCGAGCGCGCCGCCGCGGAGATGCGGACCCGGATCCTCCACCTGCTCGCCACCGACACCCCCGAGCGACCGCCCAGCGTCCGCGCACTCACCTTCCACGCCGCTGCCTGGGCGCAGGTCCGCCACTTCTGGCCGGACCTCGTGGCCGCAGAGGTGGTGACACCACCCGACCACGGCGGCCTGCCAGAGGTGCTGACCAGCAAGCTGCCCCTCCTCGGTCCCATCGCCCGGCGAATCGGTGTCGACGCCGCCGACCTGGCTGCCGAGGTGGAGTGGGCCGCGAGCGCCGACCTCGACCCCGCCGCCGTCGCCGCAGGTGACCGTGACGAGGTGCTGCCACCCGACACCCTGGCAAGCGTCATCGAGTCCTACACCGCAGAGAAGGCCCGTCGCGGCGCGATCGACTACGAGGACATGCTGCGACTGGCGCGGCGACTGACCGAGCTGCCCGACCCTGCCGCCACGATCCGGGAGCGCTACCGCGCGTTCACCGTCGATGAGTTCCAAGACACCAACACCCTCCAGTGGCGACTGCTCCGCGCCTGGGTCGGCGACCGCGACGACGTCTGCGTCGTCGGCGACCCGGCCCAGACGATCTTCAGCTTCACCGGGGCGAACGCCGAGTTCCTCCGGCGCTTCCACCGCCACTTCCCCGGCACCCAGACCGTGGGCCTGGATCGCTCCTACCGCTCGACCCCGCAGATCCTCGAACTGTCCAACCGCGTGCTCGGCCGCCGGGCTCCGGATCTGCGGCCGACCATCTCAGACGACGGTGCACCACGCCCGCTGATCGCCGAGCACGCCGACGAGGATGCCGAGATCGCCGCCGTGGTGTCTGCCATCACGACGCTGGCGGAATCGGGCGTCCCCTACCACGAGATGGCGATCTGCTACCGGATCAACGCCCAGGCCGCCGGCTGGGAGGACGCGCTTCGCAAGGCCGGTGTCCCGGTGACGGTCCGCGGCGAGGGGTCCTTCTACGACCGGCAGGAGGTGCGACGGGCGATCCGGGCGCTGACCCAGGCCGTGACCCAACCCCAGCCGGAGTCGGCCCCGCCGATCGCCGACGGTCCGGTTGTCAACCCCAACGTCACCGCAGAGGTCGAGCGCGTCTTCGCGCAGGCGCTGTCCTGGCGGCCCGGGGTGCCGCCCAGCGGCCGTCGTCAGCGGGATCGCTGGGAGGCGATCGAGGCGGTCCGGGACGAGGCCGGCGACCTGGCGGACCGGGGGGCGGACCTGCCGACCATCGCCGCGGAGCTGTCCGGCCGTGTGGCCGCGGGGGTGGACCACACCGCCAACGCCGTGACGCTCATGTCCCTGCATCGGGCGAAGGGGACCGAGTTCGACGCCGTGTTCATCGTCGCCGCCGAGGAGGGCCTGCTGCCGATCAGCTACGCCGAGACCGATGAGGAGGTCGACGAGGAGCGGCGACTGCTGTACGTCGGGGTGACGCGTGCCAGGAGATGGCTGTCAATCACTTGGGCCGGCTCGCGTCCGTCGCGATCCGGGCGGCAGACCACACGGCGGCCCAGCCGATTCCTCTACGGGCTGGGTGAGGGTGCCCCCTCCCCCGGCCAGCGCCGAGGGAAGCCGGACTCCGGTCGGCGGAGCACCCGTGGGTCGCTGGACGACCTGCCCGACGGAGCAGATCCCGTGCTGGCCGAGAAGCTCCGCGGGTGGCGCCTCGAGCGGTCGCGGACCGACGATGTCCCCGCCTTCGTCGTGTTCAACGACGCCACCCTCATCGAGCTGGCAACGCATCGGCCGATCGACCGTCGGGCGCTTCTGCGGATCCGCGGCATCGGGCCGGCCAAGGCCGACCGGTACGGCGCCGAGTTGTTGGCCGTGATCGCAGGCCGCTCCTAA
- a CDS encoding ArsR/SmtB family transcription factor, with the protein MTERTADDLDHVWSALANPIRRRMLDVLREGACSTGRLVEQVDADRDVVIQHLRVLRQADLVTVTKAGRRRINHLNVIPIQLIYERWVSAYEGHWASALTGLKSTLETRETKESDSA; encoded by the coding sequence ATGACGGAGCGAACGGCGGACGACCTCGACCACGTGTGGTCGGCACTCGCCAACCCCATCCGGCGTCGCATGCTCGATGTCCTGCGCGAGGGCGCTTGCTCGACCGGTCGTCTGGTCGAGCAGGTCGATGCTGATCGTGATGTGGTGATCCAGCACCTCAGGGTCCTCCGTCAGGCGGACCTGGTGACGGTGACCAAGGCCGGTCGACGCCGGATCAACCACCTCAACGTCATCCCCATCCAGCTGATCTACGAGCGCTGGGTGTCCGCCTACGAGGGCCACTGGGCATCCGCGCTCACCGGCTTGAAGTCAACCCTCGAGACCCGCGAGACCAAGGAGAGCGATAGTGCGTGA
- a CDS encoding SRPBCC domain-containing protein, which translates to MRDLRQAIDIKAPITDVWDEITKLGTVQRAMMDTVLRTVLEVGAKLRYTSRDGSRSFIVGEFTEIDAPTRLQHTYSMTMRDDPDTLVTWSLEDLDGTTTRVTVTHTGWPSDTKGLEQIDSTWGGILSDLKLLLETGSISTGSRLKFAIMRRFHWALPKATKTPQGAV; encoded by the coding sequence GTGCGTGACCTACGACAGGCAATCGACATCAAGGCCCCGATCACCGACGTGTGGGACGAGATCACCAAGCTCGGCACCGTGCAGCGAGCGATGATGGACACGGTGCTCCGAACCGTGCTCGAGGTCGGCGCGAAGCTGCGCTACACCTCCCGGGACGGGTCGCGATCGTTCATCGTGGGCGAGTTCACCGAGATCGACGCACCGACGAGACTCCAGCACACATACTCGATGACGATGCGAGACGACCCCGACACCCTCGTGACGTGGTCGCTCGAGGACCTCGATGGAACGACAACCCGCGTCACGGTCACCCACACCGGTTGGCCGTCAGACACCAAGGGGCTGGAGCAGATCGACTCCACCTGGGGTGGCATCCTCTCCGACCTCAAGTTGCTGCTGGAGACTGGATCGATCTCGACTGGCTCTCGGCTGAAGTTCGCGATTATGCGGCGGTTCCACTGGGCCCTTCCGAAGGCGACCAAGACTCCCCAGGGCGCGGTCTAG
- a CDS encoding helix-turn-helix transcriptional regulator, with protein MTLTPSATPLARVLDVLDVLERHGTVGAGELAGRFGVTQRTIRRDIDRIRDLGIAVESTRGRHGGYRLVTGGRLPPLLLADHEAVAVVLGIRTAVDRGVVAPDAETVAERIEELLPQDVRRRVGTLRRQLNRHSDEDPAPQSDTGSLSSEVVLRVAQAIEEGQRVVVSYRDREGQRTSREVSPHALVRHGDRWYLRAHDHLREDGRSFRLDRILGVLRTDKPATQPPSNPAVELRHGLVVESWRHRCEIVVAAPESVVRAQLGEHVELSTENDATRITVGAEDLVAMARFVAWLPWRLIKIRPEALQAAVRAHASALLSRS; from the coding sequence ATGACTCTGACACCCAGTGCGACACCCCTGGCGCGAGTCCTCGACGTCCTCGACGTGCTCGAGCGTCACGGGACGGTCGGCGCCGGCGAGCTGGCCGGGCGATTCGGCGTCACCCAGCGAACCATCCGGCGAGACATCGACAGGATTCGGGACCTCGGCATCGCCGTCGAGTCAACCCGAGGGCGGCATGGGGGGTACCGGCTGGTGACCGGTGGTCGACTGCCCCCATTGCTGCTGGCGGACCACGAGGCCGTCGCCGTGGTGCTCGGGATCCGCACCGCAGTGGATCGCGGCGTGGTGGCGCCCGACGCGGAGACCGTGGCAGAGCGAATCGAGGAGCTGCTGCCGCAGGACGTACGACGGCGGGTCGGGACGCTCCGCCGGCAGTTGAACCGGCACAGCGACGAGGACCCTGCCCCGCAGAGTGATACCGGGTCGCTCTCCTCAGAGGTCGTCCTCCGGGTGGCGCAGGCCATCGAGGAGGGTCAGCGGGTTGTGGTGTCCTACCGCGATCGGGAGGGCCAGCGCACCAGCCGGGAGGTCAGCCCCCACGCGCTGGTGCGGCACGGCGACCGGTGGTACCTGCGAGCCCACGATCACCTCCGCGAGGATGGCCGGTCCTTTCGGCTCGACCGGATCCTCGGTGTCCTGCGAACCGACAAGCCAGCCACCCAGCCACCCTCCAACCCCGCGGTGGAGTTACGACACGGCTTGGTGGTCGAGTCGTGGAGACACCGGTGCGAGATCGTGGTGGCGGCCCCGGAGTCGGTGGTCAGAGCACAGCTGGGGGAGCATGTGGAGTTGAGCACCGAGAACGACGCCACAAGAATCACCGTGGGGGCCGAAGACCTGGTGGCGATGGCCCGCTTCGTCGCGTGGCTGCCGTGGCGCCTGATCAAGATCCGCCCGGAGGCGCTCCAGGCCGCCGTCCGCGCCCACGCCTCCGCGCTCCTGTCCCGGTCCTAG
- a CDS encoding alpha/beta fold hydrolase — protein sequence MPSPTTTPATIVLVAGAGLGAAAWDLVVPHLEHAGHTVHALTLPGVADRHDEATPQTGLHAHADDLATAIETADLRDVTLVAHSYAGMVTSHALGRLADRLASLVFVAAALPTAGPSLAAQTGEEGMGMIRALADEHGDGWLVPFMPPSLIEQYFGDHDLDADDMAWLQASATPMPLATWTEEASVDPDAWRRVDRTFVVCTGDPGAPPVSDGEDGWTVLQVETGHWPMRTAPAELAARVLAAISS from the coding sequence GTGCCATCACCCACCACCACACCCGCCACCATCGTCCTGGTCGCCGGCGCCGGCCTCGGCGCCGCAGCCTGGGACCTCGTCGTCCCCCATCTGGAACACGCCGGGCACACCGTGCACGCGCTCACCCTGCCCGGCGTCGCCGACCGACACGATGAGGCGACACCGCAGACCGGACTTCATGCCCATGCCGACGACCTCGCCACGGCGATCGAGACCGCTGACCTGCGTGACGTCACCCTGGTCGCGCACTCCTACGCCGGCATGGTGACCAGCCACGCGCTCGGACGGCTCGCCGATCGACTCGCCAGCCTGGTGTTCGTCGCAGCCGCCCTGCCGACCGCAGGACCCTCGTTGGCCGCTCAGACCGGCGAGGAGGGCATGGGCATGATCCGTGCGCTGGCCGACGAGCACGGTGATGGCTGGCTGGTGCCGTTCATGCCTCCATCACTCATCGAGCAGTACTTCGGCGACCACGACCTGGACGCCGACGACATGGCATGGCTGCAGGCGTCAGCGACGCCCATGCCGCTGGCGACCTGGACCGAGGAGGCCAGCGTCGACCCCGACGCGTGGCGGCGGGTGGACCGGACGTTCGTGGTGTGCACGGGTGATCCCGGGGCACCACCGGTCAGCGACGGGGAAGACGGGTGGACCGTGCTGCAGGTCGAGACCGGTCACTGGCCCATGCGAACCGCCCCTGCCGAGCTGGCCGCGCGAGTGCTGGCCGCGATCAGCTCGTGA
- a CDS encoding Fic family protein gives MRVSYSHHLVGLVARVEAANTRLAAADPDRRAALAERSRRRAAALSARLDGSPLREDTVTEVDDGRVPSLDGAVPEGAGSGWVRAVRLESGEVQRLAAIEYHNLIGVAAIEDQLAELIHTDTRAALHALHQQIVGQLVDPDVIGQPRRTEQAVHDGAHGMVIYAAPPPDRAAEMMTELLDWLDRKVLTVHPAIVAGVVHERILQAQPFEAGNGRVARAATRLVLINRGIDPAGAAVLEEELIADAAAYYGEVAATIRRSDDLLPWLERHTGALARALERAADQLDPRPLPGLPERGRDVVASLPVSGMVNVRSYATDVGVDLRTARHDLEAFARAGVLAEVAGGHGLIFRKDQSAPDR, from the coding sequence ATGAGGGTCTCCTACAGCCATCACCTGGTGGGGCTGGTGGCGCGGGTCGAAGCCGCCAACACGCGCCTGGCAGCAGCAGACCCGGACCGACGGGCGGCGTTGGCCGAGCGGTCACGACGTCGGGCTGCCGCGCTGTCGGCCCGCCTGGACGGGTCGCCGCTCCGCGAGGACACGGTCACGGAGGTCGACGACGGTCGAGTTCCGAGCCTGGATGGCGCGGTGCCCGAGGGAGCCGGTTCTGGCTGGGTCAGAGCCGTGCGGTTGGAGTCGGGAGAGGTTCAGCGCCTCGCCGCCATCGAGTACCACAACCTGATCGGCGTCGCGGCGATCGAGGATCAACTGGCCGAGCTGATCCACACCGACACGCGCGCCGCACTGCACGCCCTGCACCAGCAGATCGTGGGCCAGTTGGTCGATCCGGACGTGATCGGACAGCCACGACGGACCGAGCAGGCCGTCCACGATGGCGCCCACGGGATGGTCATCTACGCCGCTCCGCCGCCGGACCGAGCCGCCGAGATGATGACGGAGTTGCTCGACTGGCTCGACCGGAAGGTCCTCACCGTCCACCCCGCCATTGTCGCCGGGGTCGTGCACGAGCGGATCCTGCAGGCGCAGCCGTTCGAGGCCGGCAATGGCCGTGTGGCACGAGCGGCAACTCGGCTGGTCCTGATCAACCGTGGCATCGATCCGGCGGGGGCGGCCGTGCTGGAGGAGGAGCTCATCGCCGACGCGGCGGCCTACTACGGTGAGGTGGCGGCCACGATCCGACGGTCGGACGATCTGCTGCCGTGGCTCGAACGACACACCGGCGCACTGGCCCGGGCTCTCGAACGTGCTGCAGATCAGTTGGATCCTCGCCCGCTCCCGGGGCTGCCCGAACGCGGTCGGGACGTCGTCGCGTCGCTTCCGGTGTCAGGGATGGTGAACGTGCGCAGCTACGCCACCGACGTCGGGGTGGACCTGCGGACGGCGCGCCACGACCTCGAGGCCTTCGCCCGGGCCGGGGTGCTCGCTGAGGTTGCCGGCGGGCATGGGCTGATCTTCCGCAAGGATCAGTCCGCGCCGGACCGCTGA
- a CDS encoding HAD family hydrolase yields the protein MDTPTHAPDAAPEDSAAIEDAAIEDAAIEDVAIEDASIEEEVPNSAAFFDLDRTLMSGSSAYYFGKAAYREGLLPMKRLVADGTSALAFRLFGASDEQSEAVRDRILATVAGVEAQRLTSLAPQVIEELLPRIKPEADALLDMHREAGRDVYIISATPIEIVGELADALQITGGLGTKSEIVDGKYTGQLAAPFCYGEGKADVIRLLAQDRGYDLTRCYSYSDSASDLPMMQIVGHPVAVNPDRSLMSIAHRRGWPVVEFNRTRKLVVRGTAVATLAVATAGIGMVAGIRIGERNVQRTLSKAFSLRLPRP from the coding sequence ATGGATACACCCACGCACGCCCCTGACGCCGCGCCGGAGGACTCGGCAGCGATCGAGGACGCAGCCATCGAGGACGCAGCCATCGAGGACGTAGCCATTGAGGACGCATCCATCGAGGAGGAGGTGCCGAACTCCGCCGCGTTCTTCGACCTGGACCGGACGTTGATGTCGGGCTCGAGCGCCTACTACTTCGGGAAGGCGGCCTACCGAGAAGGGCTCCTGCCGATGAAGCGGCTGGTCGCCGACGGGACGTCGGCCCTCGCCTTCAGGCTCTTCGGCGCCTCGGATGAGCAGTCCGAGGCGGTGCGCGACCGGATCCTCGCGACGGTCGCCGGCGTGGAGGCGCAACGGCTCACCAGTCTCGCCCCCCAGGTCATCGAGGAGCTGCTGCCACGGATCAAGCCCGAGGCGGACGCGCTCCTCGACATGCACCGCGAGGCGGGTCGCGACGTGTACATCATCTCGGCCACGCCGATCGAGATCGTCGGCGAACTCGCGGATGCCCTCCAGATCACGGGAGGTCTCGGGACGAAGAGCGAGATTGTCGACGGCAAGTACACCGGGCAGCTGGCCGCGCCCTTCTGCTACGGCGAGGGCAAGGCCGACGTGATCCGGCTGCTGGCACAGGACCGGGGCTACGACCTGACGCGCTGCTACTCCTACTCCGACTCGGCCAGTGACCTGCCGATGATGCAGATCGTGGGCCACCCCGTCGCGGTCAACCCGGATCGCTCCCTGATGTCCATCGCGCATCGGCGGGGCTGGCCCGTGGTGGAGTTCAACCGGACGCGCAAGCTGGTCGTCCGCGGCACGGCGGTGGCCACCCTTGCAGTCGCGACCGCGGGGATCGGCATGGTCGCCGGGATCCGCATCGGGGAGCGAAACGTGCAGCGCACGCTGTCGAAGGCGTTCAGCCTGCGCCTCCCCCGCCCGTGA